AATAATTATGTGTTTGTAGATTTCCCGCtgataaaatctttttttttttccttgacttttttcgaattttttatctttaaatttgtgaagatatcaagaaacaataaaattttaaaactatatcaTTCTAATGGTAATGTATGACATTGGAAtctatttaatgattttaaaaaattagggttCCATACTTCCATATGATTTCTATTAATGATTTGAATgagttatatattatgattcttattacatatttttatgtcattattgaaagtttgtttgtttaacacTGGGTTTTGCTTTTTACGATATCACGCACACATATTTTATAgattcaaatataatttttgatacAATCGTACTAACACAAATCGGTAAGCTGCAACGGTATTAATTAATTGGTTAGTTCACTTAAAAACTTGGAAATTATTCGGAGCATTTCCTATATTCTTCTCTTTGAACGTGCATGGGTCACGTGAAGATGCTTAGCAAGCTAGCTGTATTAacttaacatagaaaaaaatgaatagtaCAATTAAATAAGCTTTTATCATTGAAAAGTTACTATTATCATTGGGCTATTACTCAATGAAATCGTACAACGCCACGTTCTTAAGTTAGCAGGATAATGACAGTAATTGTtcttaatttagaattttggaGCTTTGAATTTGAATATACTGCTTCAGAACtcaagttagaaaaaaaaaattaagtaaagaaaattgattttttttttcggggaAAGTAGAGAAATATCTCATATCGAAAAATGAGGAGGAACTTGAGGAATTTATAAGGAAAAtgcattaatttatttattatcaatGGGTTTTGACTTGAAATTCATGAAACTTAATAAAGATTAATATCAATAGACCATATGAGAACAAAAGAAATATGACTTTGGCATTACATTTAACTTTTTGCAAGTGTTAATTCGTTTTGAAAGGGTGATAAACAGAGGTGAAGGAAGATAGAAATCATTGCATCTAATagacattatttttttaaataaattgtttaatgATATCTACCAGTAATTATAGGATATTATATCAATTTTTAACACTGCAGATTTCTTGATAAAGCTACAATTATTGATGAGATTGATCATGATacttcaaccaaaaaaagaaacccaTGGAGGTTATGTTCCGTGAACCAAGTGGAAGAAGTAAAGCTAATATTGAGGCTCATACCAATTTGGATAAGCTTGATAATGTTCTGTGCCACACTCGCTCAGCTCAACACATTCTTCCTAAAGCAAGGAAGCATGATGAACAGAACCATCGGAGATCACTTCACCATTCCTCCTGCTGCCTTCCAAAGCATTGTTGGTGTCACCATCCTCATCCTCATTCCCCTTTACGACAGAGTTTTTGTCCCTATGGTCCGTAAGATCACCAATCACCATTCTGGAATCACATCTCTCCAGAGAATCGGCGTTGGCTTATTTGTCGCTACTTTTAACATGGTAAAGTGAATTGTGAATTATCCTACTAGAACTCTTTATATACGTACAGTTGTTAGTATCATGGTATCATTCTTTGGTTTTGAATTGTGACAACAGATGGAGCAAACTAAAGCGTATTTCGTTCACACCTTCTAAGTTTTGGTCCACAATAGACTAATATAAATCTAAGTAATCACATGAAATTATGAATGACCTAAAATTTTATGGACTTGCATTTTTTATAACAGATGATATGCGGGCTTGTGGAGGCAAAGAGACTTAGAGTTGCAAGAGATCATGGATTAATTGACTCTCCAAAAGAAGTTGTTCCAATGAGTAGCTTGTGGTTACTTCCCCAATACATACTAGTTGGTATTGGCGACGTATTCACTATCGTTGGTATGCAAGAGCTTTTCTATGATCAAATGCCTGAAACTATGAGAAGTATTGGTGCAGCGATATTTATTAGTGTTGTTGGAGTTGGAAGTTTTGTTAGTACCGGGATTATATCAACCGTTCAAACAATCAGCAAAAGCCACGGTGAAGAATGGCTCGTCAACAACCTTAACAAAGCACATCTTGATTACTTTTATTGGGTAATCGCATCGTTAAATGCTGTGAGCCTCTGTTTCTATCTGTTCATAGCTAACCGTTTTGTCTACAAGAAACTGCAAGACAAAGCTGATGATGTTGAAAGCGAAAGAGAAGTTTGATCAAAGATGTTTTGAAACGATTTTGAAGCATCTTTATATTCCAATATCGGCCTTGTGTTTCTCCTAAttatatcaaaactaaaaaatgtgTAACATTTACttgtgattacaaaataaacttaCTTTCTTAAGCTAATTGGTGATCTTTTAAACCTGCAACTGCGAAGCTGCGAATTCCATTTTGCCATCAGATCGGACAAAGCTAAGATGGGATAGGTAATTGCTTTCTGCCAAGTCATGTAGCGTTCGACGGCACCGTGTTGTCTTCTCCTCCGCTTTTACGTAATCTCCACTCAATAATCTATCATTCTTTTCTACATCCTGCATAAAACAATGCACATATTGACATGTAGACAAATCTCAGACTTTCAGCAAATGCATGTCCGAGCTTTTATCTAATTATGGAGCAATAAGGAAAAACAGTAACCGTACCTCTAGGAATCTCATCATTTGTTCTTCAATCGTGCCACGCATGGTTAAGGTTTCGACATAAATAGGGCGCTTTGCACCCATCCGATGAGCACGACTGATGACTTGCTCTTCCATGCTGCTCATTTGAACACATTGTAGGAGTCAGCAACACCATGGAATGGAAAAATATTTGACCAGATACGGAAAATATAAAAGGCATTGCCACGAAGAATCAAACTGTTAACCACTCAAAATAGCTTTTAGATTTATCCATACAAGATAAGTATATAGAACGGCCAAATGATTCACTCCAGAAACTCCAAAAATTTAGAACAATATGTTTCAGGAATTATGAAGTGAAAAATAGAAGACCATTAGGTTTTATATTTGTTACTGATATCTGAATGCAAAATTGCTCAAAGTCGTACCTTTTATCCCAGATTGGTTCCATCAGGAATACATGTGTTACAAAGCTCAAATCAAGACCAAGGGCAGCACTTCCATCCATCAAAAGTGCCATGCAATCAGCATCGTTCTGGAACATTGCCAGAGATTTCATCTGAAAAGTTGAATTCGAAAGTTATTTGACTTTACAAGGATTGCAAGATGATgtgagaaagaaataaaaatcaacagtCAAGTACCTTATTACACGATGGCATTGGACTGTACATTTTACCAAACTTGATGCCAGCAGTTGTCAACTACAAAAGCATGATATAAAATTGATCAAAGGTTAAAACACAAAGGAAAATTAAAGAATCACGTTATAAATACAAGGTAAGTACCTGTTGTTCAATCACGTGAATATGCTCAAGAAATTGAGAGAAAATCAACACTTTATCAACAAGTACCATCTGAGATCCACAATCCTGTCCATGGAACTCTTTCCCCGAAAAGGCTTCCGAGGTACCCGGGGGATTGTCTTCCAGGTTGTCATTGTCAGTTTTGTTGAAAGACAAAATGCTTTTTCTATTACCCTCCTGTAACTTCCTCAGCCTATCTACTAGATAACTGACTTTACTGCTGGACGTAGATTGCCAGTCAGGATTCCAGGTATCCTGAAAAATAAAgtaatgcatttgactatacCATTCCA
The sequence above is drawn from the Camelina sativa cultivar DH55 chromosome 4, Cs, whole genome shotgun sequence genome and encodes:
- the LOC104781310 gene encoding protein NRT1/ PTR FAMILY 5.4; translation: MADSTALIIKRTRGGWNAAIFIIVVEMTERFAFYGLASNLLTFLTNELGQSTATAAKQINTWIGVSCMFPILGGFLADSILGRFKTVLLSSFIYLFGMVMLPLSVTVVARRMREKVFFMALYVMAVGEGGHKPCVMTFAADQFGEANADEKAAKTSFFNYWYLAIVLSSSIAVLALIFIQERVSWSIGFSIIAGSVGIGITIFLIGIPKYRKQAVPVGSPLTRVAQVIVAALKKWRLSSTSHHYGLCYDEDESASTNASKIVYLLARTNQFRFLDKATIIDEIDHDTSTKKRNPWRLCSVNQVEEVKLILRLIPIWISLIMFCATLAQLNTFFLKQGSMMNRTIGDHFTIPPAAFQSIVGVTILILIPLYDRVFVPMVRKITNHHSGITSLQRIGVGLFVATFNMMICGLVEAKRLRVARDHGLIDSPKEVVPMSSLWLLPQYILVGIGDVFTIVGMQELFYDQMPETMRSIGAAIFISVVGVGSFVSTGIISTVQTISKSHGEEWLVNNLNKAHLDYFYWVIASLNAVSLCFYLFIANRFVYKKLQDKADDVESEREV